A part of Desulfomicrobium baculatum DSM 4028 genomic DNA contains:
- a CDS encoding ISL3 family transposase — protein sequence MRDTELYAQILGVKAPWFVDKVDLKIAENSVDIWLDHGPGERWPCPECGKLLPCRDHVGERVWRHLDTCQFKTLLHARVPRVECPEHGVHQVLVPWAEPRSRFTLLMERWIIDVLTECATVDGFRRLLKLTWDEVWGVMERAVRRGLSRKEAQPIHYLGVNEKAFRKGHSYMTIVCDLMRSTVEHVSEERKKSSLEGYYLSLSPGQLDSIRAIAMDMWEPYFTATMAHVPDAGAKIVHDRFHVMKHVNEAVDKVRKQEHKALMAQGDETLKGTKYLWLFRPENLPAQHQPTFDVLKASDLNVAKAWAMKENLQSLWDYMSPGWGRRFFKRWIKWIDRSGLEPMKRVGQLLSRHLENILTFCRHRITNGVAEGLNSKIMSIKRKACGYSNKDHFKTAIYFFCGGLDLYPRSV from the coding sequence ATGAGAGACACCGAACTTTACGCACAGATTCTTGGAGTCAAAGCGCCTTGGTTTGTTGACAAGGTTGATCTGAAAATAGCCGAGAATAGTGTTGATATTTGGCTAGACCATGGTCCAGGCGAGCGCTGGCCATGCCCAGAATGCGGCAAACTTCTGCCCTGCCGGGACCATGTAGGCGAGCGTGTCTGGCGTCACCTGGATACATGTCAATTCAAGACGTTACTTCATGCCCGAGTTCCGCGAGTGGAATGCCCGGAACATGGAGTGCACCAGGTGCTTGTACCCTGGGCTGAACCACGGTCTCGCTTCACATTGCTCATGGAGCGCTGGATTATAGATGTGCTCACGGAGTGCGCGACAGTTGATGGTTTTCGGCGCTTGCTGAAACTCACATGGGATGAGGTTTGGGGAGTAATGGAGCGGGCTGTTCGACGAGGTCTTTCGCGCAAGGAGGCCCAGCCGATTCACTATCTCGGAGTGAACGAGAAAGCATTCCGCAAAGGGCACTCCTACATGACCATAGTCTGCGACCTTATGCGCAGTACGGTCGAGCATGTTTCCGAAGAGCGGAAGAAGAGCAGCCTGGAGGGATATTACCTCAGCCTCTCACCCGGCCAACTGGATTCCATACGGGCCATCGCAATGGATATGTGGGAGCCATATTTCACGGCGACCATGGCGCACGTGCCGGATGCCGGAGCCAAAATCGTCCACGACAGATTTCATGTCATGAAGCACGTGAACGAAGCCGTGGATAAAGTGCGCAAGCAAGAACATAAGGCCCTGATGGCTCAGGGCGACGAAACCCTCAAAGGGACCAAGTATCTTTGGCTGTTTCGCCCTGAGAACTTGCCTGCCCAGCATCAGCCGACATTCGACGTCCTTAAGGCCAGCGATCTCAATGTGGCCAAGGCATGGGCCATGAAAGAGAATTTGCAGTCACTGTGGGACTATATGTCTCCTGGATGGGGACGCAGATTCTTCAAGCGTTGGATAAAATGGATTGATCGTTCCGGCTTGGAACCAATGAAGCGGGTTGGACAGTTACTTTCGCGGCATCTTGAAAATATTCTGACTTTCTGCCGCCACCGGATCACCAACGGCGTCGCCGAAGGGTTGAACAGCAAAATCATGAGCATCAAGCGAAAGGCGTGTGGGTACAGCAACAAGGATCATTTCAAGACGGCGATCTACTTTTTCTGCGGTGGACTTGATCTGTACCCAAGGTCAGTTTGA
- the glpK gene encoding glycerol kinase GlpK, with protein MARYVGAVDQGTTSSRFIIFDEHGRIVGMDQKEHEQIYPKPGWVEHDPMEIWNNTQDVIRGALAKSGIRGSDLSSIGITNQRETTVVWDRFTGKPYYNAIVWQCTRTHEICKQLMADGGQDRFRLVTGLPVATYFSGPKMRWILDNVPEARAAADKGNALFGTIETWIIWWLTGGPKGGAHVTDVTNASRTMLMDLKTLSWDEEILKIMDIPLQGLPRIVPSSDSETWGPTSEDGPIGARVPVCGAVGDQQAALVGQTCFAPGEAKNTYGTGCFLLMHTGHEPIQSKHGLITTLAYQFSGRKPSYCLEGSIAIAGALVQWLRDNLQMFSSAPEIETLARKVEDTGGMYIVPAFSGLYAPYWRPDARGVMVGLTRYINRNHFARAVLEATAYQTKDIVLAMNKDSGVDLKTLKADGGMVFNELLMQFQADILNVPVVRPKVAETTCLGAAYAAGIASGFWSGREELYNNWEEDKRWVPDMEEEKRRELFAGWQKAVTRTFDWVE; from the coding sequence ATGGCCCGCTACGTAGGAGCAGTCGATCAGGGAACCACCAGCAGCCGTTTCATCATTTTCGACGAGCACGGCCGCATCGTCGGCATGGATCAAAAAGAGCATGAGCAGATTTATCCGAAACCCGGCTGGGTCGAACACGATCCCATGGAGATCTGGAACAACACCCAGGACGTCATCCGGGGAGCGCTGGCCAAGTCCGGGATCAGAGGCTCCGATCTCTCGTCCATCGGCATCACCAACCAGCGCGAGACCACCGTGGTCTGGGACCGCTTCACGGGCAAGCCCTACTACAACGCCATTGTCTGGCAATGCACCCGCACTCACGAAATCTGCAAGCAGCTCATGGCCGACGGCGGTCAGGACCGTTTCCGCCTCGTGACCGGACTGCCCGTGGCAACCTATTTTTCCGGACCCAAGATGCGCTGGATTCTGGACAACGTGCCCGAGGCCCGCGCGGCCGCAGATAAAGGCAACGCCCTCTTCGGCACCATCGAGACCTGGATCATCTGGTGGCTGACCGGCGGTCCCAAAGGCGGCGCGCATGTGACCGACGTGACCAACGCCAGCCGGACCATGCTCATGGACCTCAAAACGCTGAGCTGGGACGAAGAAATCCTGAAGATCATGGACATTCCGCTGCAGGGTCTGCCGCGCATTGTGCCCTCCTCCGACAGCGAGACCTGGGGTCCCACCAGCGAGGACGGCCCCATCGGCGCGCGCGTGCCGGTCTGCGGAGCCGTGGGCGACCAGCAGGCCGCCCTTGTGGGGCAGACCTGCTTCGCGCCCGGCGAAGCCAAGAACACCTACGGCACGGGTTGCTTCCTGCTCATGCACACGGGTCACGAGCCCATCCAGTCAAAACACGGACTGATCACCACGCTGGCCTATCAGTTCAGCGGCCGCAAGCCGTCCTACTGTCTTGAAGGCTCCATCGCCATTGCCGGGGCCCTGGTGCAGTGGCTCAGGGACAACCTGCAGATGTTCTCGTCGGCCCCGGAGATAGAGACTCTGGCCCGGAAAGTTGAGGATACGGGCGGCATGTACATTGTCCCGGCCTTTTCCGGTCTTTACGCCCCCTACTGGCGGCCCGACGCGCGCGGCGTCATGGTCGGCCTGACCCGCTACATCAACCGCAACCATTTCGCCCGGGCCGTGCTTGAGGCCACAGCCTACCAGACCAAGGACATCGTCCTGGCCATGAACAAGGACTCCGGCGTGGACCTGAAAACCCTCAAGGCCGATGGCGGCATGGTCTTCAACGAACTGCTCATGCAGTTCCAGGCGGACATCCTGAACGTACCCGTGGTCCGGCCCAAGGTGGCCGAAACCACCTGCCTGGGCGCGGCCTACGCCGCAGGCATCGCCTCGGGCTTCTGGTCCGGTCGCGAGGAGCTCTACAACAACTGGGAAGAGGACAAACGCTGGGTTCCGGATATGGAGGAAGAGAAACGCAGGGAGTTGTTCGCAGGTTGGCAAAAGGCCGTAACCAGGACTTTTGATTGGGTCGAATGA
- a CDS encoding 4Fe-4S dicluster domain-containing protein: protein MDFFSIGLTLACISAVGGILWRVRGWRTRGSAVAKPGPGGPRQGTFRAVWRGLADLVFLRRTLRQGFLRWSGHMFLVLGFLPLLVLHAMDGVVTRPLIAGYEPTLDPWQFLRNLFGLLSVFGLALLFWNRCTKLKKVSIPQDWALLAVVFGLLLSGFFLESFKIMSAGDFTRMTDYYFVEEEPGELISLKAYWARENGVRFKEFMPTAPEMMELGAELHENHCAGCHAPTSSAFVSRSMTALVPASWNIADQGRDLFWYVHVGLAFLGLGLLPWGKFFHPVATGANLLVRGGRVKSRADTPPLSRGLGLDACTRCGQCSLHCSVAPIHRVMGNADILPMDKLSDLRRYLGGRLSPARTASLTEGSHICTECLRCTEVCSAGIDLQDLWMASKKALTEAGRAGVDGEIRKRTAGEWSRELGSRDPGRIGSTGAGLADRAESFWGCVQCTTCTGVCPVVAVSEDPSRDLDLAPQQIMNLLRMGLKAQTLGARMVWSCTTCYKCQEHCPQGVPVADILYELRQLGAEILRKKEGRS, encoded by the coding sequence ATGGACTTTTTTTCCATCGGTCTCACCCTTGCGTGCATCAGCGCGGTCGGTGGCATCCTCTGGCGGGTGCGCGGATGGCGTACGCGCGGATCAGCAGTCGCAAAGCCGGGACCCGGAGGACCGCGCCAGGGCACATTCCGCGCAGTCTGGCGCGGACTGGCCGATCTGGTCTTCCTGCGCCGCACCCTGCGTCAGGGTTTTCTTCGCTGGAGCGGGCACATGTTCCTGGTGCTTGGCTTTCTTCCTCTTCTTGTCCTGCACGCCATGGACGGGGTCGTCACCCGTCCCCTCATCGCCGGGTACGAACCAACCCTCGACCCCTGGCAATTTCTGCGCAATCTCTTCGGGCTGCTCAGCGTTTTCGGCCTCGCACTCCTTTTCTGGAATCGCTGCACAAAACTCAAAAAAGTAAGCATACCGCAAGACTGGGCGCTCCTTGCGGTGGTTTTTGGCCTGCTCCTTTCCGGTTTTTTTCTCGAATCATTCAAGATCATGTCCGCCGGCGATTTCACGCGCATGACGGACTATTATTTTGTCGAGGAGGAACCCGGCGAGCTGATCTCCCTCAAAGCCTACTGGGCCAGGGAAAATGGCGTGCGTTTCAAGGAATTCATGCCGACAGCCCCTGAAATGATGGAGCTTGGCGCCGAGCTGCACGAGAATCACTGTGCCGGATGCCACGCCCCCACGTCCTCGGCCTTTGTTTCCCGCTCCATGACCGCGCTTGTGCCTGCTTCCTGGAATATCGCCGATCAGGGGCGCGACCTGTTCTGGTATGTGCACGTCGGCCTCGCCTTTCTTGGCCTTGGGCTTCTGCCTTGGGGCAAGTTCTTTCACCCCGTTGCGACGGGAGCCAACCTGCTTGTGCGAGGCGGACGCGTGAAAAGCCGTGCGGATACGCCGCCCTTATCACGCGGCCTGGGCCTGGACGCCTGCACCCGCTGCGGCCAATGCAGCCTGCATTGCAGCGTCGCGCCGATCCATAGGGTCATGGGCAACGCGGATATTCTGCCCATGGACAAGCTCTCGGATCTGCGCCGCTATCTGGGCGGCAGGCTTTCGCCCGCCCGCACAGCCTCTCTGACGGAGGGAAGTCACATCTGCACCGAATGTCTGCGCTGCACGGAGGTCTGCTCCGCCGGCATCGATCTGCAGGACCTCTGGATGGCCTCCAAGAAAGCGCTTACCGAGGCGGGCCGGGCCGGGGTTGACGGTGAAATCCGCAAGCGAACGGCCGGTGAATGGTCCAGGGAGCTTGGCTCGCGCGATCCGGGCAGGATCGGCAGCACAGGGGCCGGTCTTGCGGACCGGGCCGAATCCTTCTGGGGCTGCGTGCAGTGCACGACCTGTACGGGGGTCTGCCCCGTGGTCGCGGTCAGCGAAGACCCGTCCCGCGATCTGGACCTCGCCCCGCAGCAGATCATGAACCTTTTGCGCATGGGTCTCAAAGCCCAGACCCTGGGCGCGCGCATGGTCTGGAGCTGCACCACCTGCTACAAATGTCAGGAGCACTGCCCCCAAGGCGTGCCCGTGGCCGACATTCTGTACGAGCTGCGGCAACTGGGCGCGGAAATCCTGCGCAAGAAAGAGGGCCGGTCATGA
- a CDS encoding sigma 54-interacting transcriptional regulator, with the protein MIQYAWSQKMKLSNGQNQSLSRLRKQAEKKFKMKSAELYSPHTEADARRMVQELAVQLIELEMRNKESSRGKDELTRSLEKYTDLYAFAPIGYFTLNRGGEIRTVNLAGAVLLGLEQSVLLGLDFKLFVLNEASRVFSDFLDRVFASQVKESCEFTLKSKHAPALFVRADAVARDSTECFVTIIDVTAHKQTERALRESERLYRAIGESIEYGVWVCAPDGRNIYASESLLNLLGITQEQCSNFGWGDALYPDDAERTIAAWKECVKSEGIWDIEHRYRGADGQWYPILARGVPVRNENGEIVCWAGINLDISRLKQAEAALRASEELNRKTLQALPAHIAVIDRQGGIIAVNHAWEEFARHNDADGSPSVTVGANYCEVCRRATAGKDSLAEVALRGIEAVLNGTSEQFMMEYPCHSPQEERWFFMTVAPLGLGGENGAVITHLNISERVRFEVELQKAHDELELRVEKRTYELRAANKEINQLKDRLQAENICLRQEVAREYNFGEIIGQSDSIVNMFEQIEQVSPLNATVLLLGETGTGKGLVARAIHARSARKGRSMITVNCAALPANLIESELFGRERGAFTGSNAQQLGRFELADGGTIFLDEIGEMPLELQSKLLRVIQDGEMERLGSPRTIKVDVRIIAASNRNLQDEIRKGRFREDLFYRLNVFPISIPPLRQRDGDIALLINFFVAKFNKKTGKNIKTVPKNTLNALQEYHWPGNVRELESVVERAVITSPGSSLQILDRFETSRKTVPVDGNIKALVDLERDHILQVLRKTGWRIEGKSGAAALLEINPSTLRARMRKFGIRRQ; encoded by the coding sequence ATGATTCAATATGCATGGAGCCAGAAGATGAAGTTAAGCAACGGCCAAAACCAGTCTCTATCCAGGCTCCGCAAGCAAGCGGAAAAGAAGTTTAAAATGAAGTCTGCTGAATTGTATTCGCCCCACACCGAGGCGGATGCGAGACGAATGGTGCAGGAACTCGCGGTTCAGCTGATAGAACTTGAGATGCGGAATAAAGAATCGAGTCGAGGCAAAGATGAGCTGACTCGGTCGCTGGAGAAATACACAGATCTCTACGCTTTTGCACCCATCGGCTATTTTACCCTCAACCGCGGGGGAGAGATTCGCACCGTGAATCTCGCTGGCGCCGTTCTCTTGGGGCTTGAACAGAGTGTCTTGCTCGGTCTGGACTTTAAACTCTTTGTCTTGAATGAAGCCTCCCGTGTTTTTTCTGATTTTCTCGACCGGGTGTTTGCAAGCCAGGTTAAAGAATCCTGCGAGTTCACCCTCAAGAGCAAGCATGCCCCGGCACTTTTCGTGCGGGCGGATGCGGTTGCGCGTGATTCCACCGAGTGTTTCGTCACGATCATCGACGTCACTGCGCACAAACAAACGGAGAGGGCACTGCGCGAAAGTGAGAGGCTGTATCGCGCCATCGGCGAGTCCATTGAATACGGCGTCTGGGTTTGCGCCCCTGATGGACGAAACATTTACGCCAGTGAGTCTCTGCTCAACCTGCTCGGCATAACCCAGGAGCAATGCTCCAACTTCGGCTGGGGCGATGCACTGTACCCCGATGATGCCGAACGCACCATCGCCGCCTGGAAAGAGTGCGTAAAAAGCGAAGGCATTTGGGATATTGAGCATCGTTATCGCGGTGCGGATGGGCAATGGTACCCCATTCTGGCGCGAGGGGTGCCGGTCAGAAATGAAAACGGCGAGATTGTCTGTTGGGCCGGCATCAATCTGGATATCAGCCGCTTGAAACAGGCTGAAGCTGCGCTGCGCGCAAGCGAAGAACTGAATCGCAAAACGTTGCAGGCATTGCCTGCGCATATTGCAGTGATTGACCGTCAAGGCGGCATTATCGCCGTGAATCATGCCTGGGAAGAGTTTGCCCGTCACAATGATGCGGACGGATCACCCTCGGTTACTGTGGGTGCCAACTACTGTGAAGTTTGCCGTCGAGCCACCGCCGGCAAGGATTCCTTGGCGGAGGTGGCCCTGCGCGGTATTGAGGCCGTGTTGAATGGCACAAGTGAGCAGTTCATGATGGAATATCCCTGCCACAGTCCGCAGGAGGAGCGATGGTTTTTCATGACCGTCGCGCCTTTGGGTCTCGGCGGGGAGAACGGTGCGGTCATCACGCACCTCAATATCTCCGAGCGGGTACGGTTCGAAGTCGAACTTCAAAAGGCTCACGACGAACTGGAGCTCCGGGTCGAAAAACGGACGTACGAGCTCCGGGCTGCGAATAAGGAGATAAATCAGCTCAAAGACCGGCTTCAGGCTGAGAACATCTGCCTACGGCAGGAGGTTGCGAGAGAGTACAACTTCGGAGAGATCATCGGTCAAAGCGACTCCATCGTGAACATGTTCGAGCAAATTGAACAGGTGTCGCCACTGAATGCGACAGTTCTTCTGCTGGGCGAGACCGGCACCGGCAAAGGCTTGGTCGCACGGGCCATCCATGCCCGCAGTGCCCGCAAGGGCCGGTCCATGATCACGGTCAACTGCGCGGCGCTGCCGGCCAATCTCATCGAGAGCGAACTTTTTGGGCGGGAACGGGGCGCGTTCACCGGGTCCAACGCACAGCAGTTGGGGCGCTTCGAACTGGCCGACGGAGGCACCATCTTTCTCGATGAAATCGGGGAGATGCCGCTTGAGCTGCAAAGCAAGCTGCTGCGAGTCATTCAGGATGGAGAGATGGAGCGGCTGGGCAGTCCCCGCACAATCAAGGTTGATGTCCGCATCATAGCGGCCAGCAATAGGAATCTGCAGGATGAGATCCGCAAGGGCAGGTTCCGGGAAGACCTTTTCTATCGACTCAATGTTTTTCCTATCTCGATTCCTCCGCTTCGTCAGCGCGACGGCGACATCGCGTTGCTCATCAATTTTTTTGTGGCCAAATTCAACAAGAAGACCGGCAAGAATATCAAAACCGTGCCCAAAAATACCCTGAACGCGCTGCAGGAATATCATTGGCCCGGAAATGTGCGGGAACTGGAAAGCGTCGTTGAGCGGGCGGTGATCACCAGTCCCGGAAGCTCCCTGCAAATATTGGACAGGTTTGAAACATCGAGAAAGACGGTGCCGGTTGATGGAAACATCAAAGCCCTGGTCGATCTGGAACGCGACCACATCCTGCAGGTGCTCCGGAAGACCGGCTGGCGCATTGAAGGCAAAAGCGGGGCCGCGGCGCTCCTTGAAATCAACCCCAGCACCCTGCGCGCCCGCATGCGCAAATTCGGCATCCGGCGCCAGTAG
- a CDS encoding CoB--CoM heterodisulfide reductase iron-sulfur subunit B family protein: protein MKYAYFPGCKIAHHLPEYGKSVEAVCAHLGLELVKPEFNCCGYPVRHESRDASVYSALRNLALAANRGLDLMTPCKCCFGNFQQARHQVDHDEKLMCRMKNMLKEDGLDFPATTRVRHLLQVLDDNLSSVAGAVSRPLRNLKIACHYGCHALRPENITHFDDPLAPTLFERLIAVTGAAALPWDLRLECCGYPLRGRDEGIADLLVAKKLAGAKASGADVLATACTYCQLQFGAENTKRPGTIPAVPYPQILGLALGLDPDDLGILPGDVVASWFENT from the coding sequence ATGAAATACGCCTATTTTCCGGGCTGCAAGATCGCCCACCATCTGCCGGAGTACGGAAAAAGCGTGGAGGCGGTCTGCGCCCATCTCGGGCTGGAACTGGTCAAGCCCGAGTTCAACTGCTGCGGCTACCCCGTGCGCCACGAGAGCCGGGACGCATCCGTCTATTCGGCCCTGCGCAACCTCGCCCTGGCGGCAAATCGAGGCCTGGATCTGATGACGCCATGCAAATGCTGTTTCGGCAATTTCCAGCAGGCGCGGCATCAGGTCGATCATGATGAAAAGCTCATGTGTCGCATGAAGAATATGCTGAAAGAGGACGGGCTTGATTTTCCCGCTACGACCCGTGTCCGGCATCTGCTGCAGGTACTTGACGACAATCTGTCCAGCGTGGCCGGCGCCGTGAGCCGTCCGTTGCGGAATCTGAAAATTGCCTGCCATTACGGATGCCATGCCTTGCGTCCCGAAAACATCACCCATTTCGACGACCCTCTGGCGCCGACGCTTTTCGAGCGGCTGATCGCCGTCACCGGAGCCGCTGCCCTGCCCTGGGACCTGCGGCTGGAATGCTGCGGGTATCCGCTGCGCGGCCGCGACGAGGGTATCGCGGATCTTCTGGTGGCCAAGAAATTGGCCGGCGCCAAGGCGTCCGGCGCGGATGTGCTGGCCACGGCCTGCACGTATTGCCAGTTGCAGTTCGGGGCCGAGAATACAAAAAGGCCTGGGACCATACCGGCCGTCCCCTACCCCCAGATTCTGGGTCTGGCCCTGGGGCTGGATCCGGACGACCTCGGGATTCTACCCGGCGATGTCGTCGCTTCGTGGTTTGAGAACACATGA
- the glpB gene encoding glycerol-3-phosphate dehydrogenase subunit GlpB: protein MKTYDVMVIGSGFAGMAAALFAARRGLSVAQTGATGGIDFSTGFIDLLAVHPITEQKVWEDPFAALAALRRDLPAHPYCRVSDAEICRALEEFTLFLGEHGLCYRGRAGKNTLTLTSAGTMKPTYLMPCTAWNGVEAWEAKAPALIVDFHGLKGLSARQIAEVRKDSWPELKVARIKFPGMSGELYPEHMAWSMADPARRAELAISVAPLAGDVDYVGFPAILGMTDTAAVLRHLEELLGKRVFEIPTLPPSIAGPRLRAAFDRGLPTLGVRTYTQKLITRAVCSDEGFHFTAGSGSTSVELFARSAILASGRFFGKGLKADRHRIQEAVFDLPVTQPEDRSLWHRPEFFDPRGHEVNQAGVETDEALRPLNAQGRVFHPRLHAAGAILAHQDWMRMKCGAGLAIATAYKAVASL, encoded by the coding sequence ATGAAAACATATGATGTCATGGTCATCGGCTCCGGCTTCGCCGGCATGGCCGCGGCGCTTTTCGCCGCCAGGCGCGGCCTGTCCGTGGCCCAGACAGGAGCCACGGGCGGCATTGATTTCAGCACCGGATTCATCGACCTGTTGGCCGTGCATCCCATCACGGAGCAGAAAGTCTGGGAGGACCCCTTTGCCGCGCTGGCCGCCCTGCGCCGTGATCTTCCGGCGCACCCCTACTGCCGGGTGAGCGACGCGGAGATTTGCCGGGCACTGGAGGAATTCACCCTTTTTCTGGGCGAACACGGGCTTTGTTATCGGGGCCGCGCCGGGAAGAACACCCTGACCTTGACCTCCGCCGGGACCATGAAGCCCACCTACCTCATGCCCTGCACCGCCTGGAACGGGGTGGAGGCATGGGAAGCGAAGGCCCCCGCGCTGATCGTCGATTTTCATGGCCTCAAGGGTCTCAGCGCAAGACAGATCGCGGAAGTGCGGAAAGATTCCTGGCCGGAGCTGAAAGTGGCGCGGATAAAATTTCCCGGCATGAGCGGGGAGCTGTATCCCGAACACATGGCCTGGAGCATGGCCGACCCGGCGCGCCGGGCCGAACTGGCGATAAGCGTCGCGCCGCTGGCCGGAGACGTCGATTATGTCGGCTTCCCGGCCATCCTGGGCATGACCGACACCGCCGCCGTGCTGCGGCACCTGGAAGAATTGCTCGGCAAACGGGTCTTCGAGATCCCTACCCTGCCCCCCTCCATCGCCGGGCCCCGGCTGCGCGCCGCCTTCGATCGGGGCCTGCCGACCCTGGGAGTGCGTACCTATACGCAGAAGCTGATCACAAGGGCGGTGTGTTCGGATGAGGGATTCCATTTTACCGCCGGAAGCGGTTCGACATCCGTGGAGCTTTTCGCGCGCAGTGCCATCCTTGCCAGCGGCCGCTTTTTCGGCAAGGGCCTCAAGGCGGACCGTCATCGCATTCAGGAGGCGGTCTTCGATCTGCCCGTGACCCAACCCGAAGATCGCAGCCTCTGGCACAGGCCCGAATTTTTCGATCCGCGTGGACACGAGGTCAACCAGGCCGGGGTCGAGACCGACGAGGCCTTGCGGCCGCTCAACGCGCAAGGCCGGGTCTTTCACCCGCGCCTGCATGCCGCGGGCGCGATCCTGGCCCATCAGGACTGGATGCGCATGAAGTGCGGTGCCGGGCTGGCCATCGCCACTGCCTACAAGGCGGTGGCCTCTTTGTAA
- a CDS encoding PAS domain-containing hybrid sensor histidine kinase/response regulator produces MDDEIKSKALLIQELTELRSQFVTLKKSMTESKSDVLLTEEALNYAQSILETIREPLLILDKDMKVISASRNFYNTFSVNPDETIGSVLYDLGNKQWDIPKLRELLETIIPRETNFGNYEVEHVFDSIGRRVMLLNARQIQRTSDKDPIILLAIEDITERKRLEDLLADSEERYRRLFETANDGIVLLEKREGTITHANPAFEKMFGYNVKEILGKHLEDIGIFLENSDFQIIMQKLRDTGVINYDDVSIKTNFNLDIDTDIYLVDRASLVQCNIRDMTQNKINLKSLIRATKQAEIANIAKSEFLANMSHEIRTPLNGIMGMIQLLDGTPVGADQNKYIELALTSCNRLTRLLSDILDLSRIEAGMMEIHESKFRFADLRNSILGLFAVESLTKAVTLKCIIDPTIHPEVIGDEGRVLQILFNLVGNGLKFTKEGSVTVEITPLGSEKNNDYRVLFTVSDTGIGIHEDHLKNLFKPFVQIEKSYTRKYQGAGLGLSIVKKLVHLMGGSIEVDSVVGEGTSMNVVLPFKQSIEASILKHQTVQIAEKQKLRILLAEDDPSNQFAMIKLLEKAGNEVMLAENGKQAIDLLKIHDFDCILMDVQMPLMDGLEATKTIRSSADLGPKKDIPIIAMTAYAMRGDRETFLKWGMSDYVGKPVRMDDLAVALDRVTAFSRSG; encoded by the coding sequence ATGGATGATGAAATAAAATCAAAAGCATTACTTATCCAAGAACTTACAGAATTGCGTTCGCAATTTGTCACCTTGAAAAAATCGATGACTGAGTCAAAATCCGATGTGCTTTTGACAGAGGAAGCCCTGAACTACGCCCAAAGTATCCTGGAAACCATACGAGAACCGCTTCTGATTCTGGATAAAGACATGAAGGTTATCTCGGCAAGTCGTAATTTTTATAACACCTTCAGTGTAAATCCTGATGAGACGATAGGGAGTGTTCTCTATGATCTTGGTAACAAGCAGTGGGATATTCCAAAACTACGGGAATTACTTGAGACAATAATTCCCCGAGAAACAAATTTTGGAAACTACGAAGTTGAACACGTTTTTGATTCCATCGGCAGACGGGTCATGCTTTTGAATGCCCGGCAGATTCAGCGCACTTCGGACAAAGATCCGATCATCCTGTTGGCTATTGAGGATATCACTGAACGTAAGCGATTGGAGGATTTGTTAGCGGATTCTGAAGAGCGTTATCGACGTCTTTTTGAGACAGCCAATGATGGGATTGTGCTGCTAGAAAAACGTGAAGGAACGATAACTCATGCCAATCCGGCATTCGAGAAGATGTTTGGCTATAACGTAAAGGAAATTCTTGGAAAGCATCTAGAAGATATTGGCATTTTTCTCGAAAACAGTGATTTCCAGATTATAATGCAAAAATTAAGAGATACAGGCGTAATAAATTATGATGATGTCAGTATAAAAACAAATTTTAATCTTGATATCGATACAGATATATATTTAGTTGATAGAGCATCTTTAGTACAATGCAATATTAGAGACATGACTCAGAACAAAATAAATTTAAAATCTCTTATACGGGCAACAAAACAAGCTGAGATAGCGAACATAGCAAAATCCGAATTTCTTGCCAATATGAGCCATGAAATTCGCACCCCACTCAACGGTATTATGGGCATGATTCAGCTTCTGGATGGCACACCTGTCGGTGCTGATCAAAATAAGTATATTGAGTTGGCTTTGACGTCGTGCAACCGCCTGACCCGTTTACTTTCAGACATTCTGGACTTGTCTCGAATTGAAGCGGGCATGATGGAAATCCACGAATCAAAATTCCGCTTTGCGGATTTGCGTAACTCAATCTTAGGACTCTTCGCCGTGGAATCCTTGACCAAGGCTGTCACTTTAAAATGCATTATTGATCCAACCATTCATCCCGAAGTTATTGGTGATGAAGGGAGGGTCCTCCAAATTTTATTCAATTTAGTTGGAAATGGATTAAAGTTTACAAAAGAAGGTTCTGTCACTGTTGAAATAACTCCATTGGGATCAGAAAAAAATAATGATTACAGAGTTCTGTTTACTGTTTCTGATACAGGAATTGGTATACACGAAGATCATCTTAAAAACCTATTCAAACCTTTTGTCCAGATAGAAAAATCCTATACTCGTAAGTACCAAGGAGCTGGACTTGGCCTGTCTATAGTCAAAAAGCTTGTCCATTTGATGGGTGGAAGCATTGAAGTTGATAGCGTTGTCGGTGAAGGAACGTCAATGAACGTAGTTTTACCTTTCAAACAGTCGATCGAAGCGAGCATATTAAAGCATCAAACCGTACAGATTGCGGAAAAGCAAAAATTGCGAATTCTTCTGGCTGAAGACGATCCATCCAACCAGTTTGCAATGATCAAACTGCTGGAGAAGGCAGGAAATGAAGTGATGCTGGCAGAGAATGGCAAGCAGGCCATTGACCTGCTGAAGATTCACGACTTTGACTGTATACTTATGGACGTGCAGATGCCCTTGATGGACGGCTTGGAGGCGACGAAGACTATTCGTTCCTCAGCGGATCTTGGCCCCAAAAAGGACATACCGATCATTGCCATGACCGCCTATGCCATGAGGGGAGATAGGGAGACGTTCCTAAAATGGGGAATGAGCGATTATGTTGGGAAGCCGGTGCGAATGGATGATTTGGCGGTGGCCTTAGACCGCGTAACCGCCTTCAGTCGCTCGGGATGA